A section of the Veillonella criceti genome encodes:
- the radA gene encoding DNA repair protein RadA, with translation MAKVKTVYFCNNCGAESARWLGKCPQCGEWNTLVEEVVRPTTSKGTAAYAPVDRSATKPVALSDIKTEDSPRMSTGYDEIDRVLGGGIVPGALMLLGGDPGIGKSTILLQVSGRIAERFGKVLYASGEESQMQLKLRAERLGIEGNQLAVMADTNLDSILQEASQHKPALLVIDSIQTMFTDALDSTPGSVGQVRECTARLLRFAKEQGVPVIIIGHVTKDGNIAGPRMLEHMVDVVLYFEGERSYQFRILRGIKNRFGSTSESGLFVMEEEGLAELVNPSATLLAERTEEETGSAVMAYLEGIRPILVEVQSLVATTAFGMPRRTSIGYDLNRLIILLAVLEKRCGLTLGNKDVYVNVIGGLKVNEPACDLSVAVAIVSNLKNRPVPADMVILGEVGLTGNIRSIPRIEQRIAEAAKMGFTRFVVPAGNSKQVKTNRKGISVHGVTTVQEAMHLVFG, from the coding sequence ATGGCTAAAGTTAAAACTGTTTATTTTTGTAATAATTGTGGTGCTGAATCAGCTCGATGGCTAGGTAAATGTCCACAATGTGGTGAATGGAATACCCTCGTTGAAGAAGTGGTGCGCCCGACGACGAGTAAAGGAACTGCTGCTTATGCGCCTGTTGATCGTTCAGCGACGAAACCAGTAGCGCTGTCTGATATAAAAACAGAAGACTCGCCACGTATGTCTACAGGGTATGATGAAATCGATAGAGTCCTAGGGGGTGGGATTGTACCAGGTGCGTTGATGTTATTAGGTGGTGATCCAGGCATTGGCAAATCAACGATTTTACTCCAAGTGTCAGGGCGAATTGCCGAACGTTTTGGCAAAGTCCTCTATGCATCAGGGGAAGAATCACAGATGCAGTTGAAGTTACGTGCGGAGCGATTAGGGATTGAAGGTAATCAGCTAGCGGTTATGGCAGATACAAATTTGGATTCTATTTTACAGGAAGCATCACAACATAAACCGGCTTTACTTGTTATTGATTCTATTCAGACCATGTTTACAGATGCGTTAGATTCTACGCCAGGTAGTGTAGGTCAAGTCAGAGAATGTACAGCTCGTTTACTTCGTTTCGCAAAAGAGCAGGGCGTGCCAGTGATTATTATTGGTCATGTAACCAAAGATGGTAATATTGCGGGGCCTCGTATGCTTGAACATATGGTAGATGTGGTACTGTATTTTGAAGGCGAACGTTCTTATCAGTTTCGTATTTTACGAGGCATTAAGAATCGTTTTGGTTCTACGTCAGAATCTGGACTCTTTGTGATGGAAGAAGAAGGGTTAGCAGAGTTAGTGAATCCATCAGCTACGTTATTAGCTGAGCGAACTGAAGAAGAAACTGGATCGGCTGTCATGGCGTATCTAGAAGGGATCCGACCAATTTTAGTAGAGGTACAGAGTTTAGTCGCTACTACCGCTTTTGGTATGCCACGACGTACCTCCATAGGCTATGATTTAAATCGACTGATTATTTTATTAGCGGTGTTAGAAAAACGTTGCGGTTTGACTTTAGGTAATAAAGATGTATATGTAAATGTTATTGGTGGCCTTAAAGTTAATGAACCCGCTTGTGATTTATCGGTAGCAGTAGCCATTGTATCTAATTTAAAAAATCGCCCCGTACCGGCTGATATGGTTATTCTTGGTGAAGTAGGGCTAACTGGTAATATTCGCAGTATCCCTCGGATTGAACAGCGGATTGCTGAGGCAGCTAAAATGGGATTTACACGATTTGTAGTGCCAGCCGGAAATAGTAAACAAGTCAAAACAAATCGAAAGGGAATTTCTGTGCATGGTGTTACGACTGTGCAAGAGGCTATGCACTTGGTATTTGGTTGA
- a CDS encoding NYN domain-containing protein, with amino-acid sequence MKEDILIVDGYNVIFAWPELKKISKSSLEHARSRIKSILQNYGKHKGYRVILVFDGKFANPGAAEEYMTEDFLEVYTADGETADSYIERTVFTFKNTYANVYVCTSDYAEQSQVLGFGALRISARELKAQVERAKLDEQRFYKGFHKRDSMRLQRNEVGHQLDGEVAKQWESLRRGNK; translated from the coding sequence ATGAAAGAAGATATATTAATTGTTGATGGATACAATGTTATCTTTGCTTGGCCTGAATTAAAGAAAATAAGTAAAAGTTCATTAGAACATGCGCGCTCTCGTATTAAAAGTATCTTACAAAATTATGGTAAACATAAAGGCTATCGCGTGATTCTGGTGTTTGATGGAAAGTTTGCTAATCCAGGGGCTGCTGAAGAATATATGACAGAGGATTTTTTAGAAGTATATACGGCTGATGGAGAGACTGCAGACTCTTATATTGAGCGTACTGTATTTACATTTAAAAATACCTATGCTAATGTGTATGTGTGTACGTCTGACTATGCAGAACAAAGCCAAGTATTAGGTTTTGGTGCGTTACGTATTTCAGCAAGAGAATTGAAAGCTCAAGTAGAGCGTGCTAAACTGGATGAGCAACGATTTTATAAAGGCTTTCATAAACGAGATAGCATGCGCTTGCAGCGTAATGAAGTGGGGCATCAATTGGATGGCGAAGTGGCTAAGCAATGGGAAAGCTTGCGCCGTGGTAATAAATAA
- a CDS encoding PIN/TRAM domain-containing protein: MIYKILRYVIALLVGIMGYMLTDSIMPVLEPIIDVKFWTMGFFGISIIKILALAFGGLLGAVIGFFIAMPIISQGLRLAKNMERLLSRVPNQELMAGTAGLLFGLIIANLIGLAFYRVPLIGSYIPIILSAIFGYIGMRLASRKGPELYANWLQNRTIVKDKKKEAAPKEVEAPAHLAVSDFESVSVAKLLDTSVIIDGRIAELCATGFLEGPLVVPLFVLEELQHISDSADVLKRNRGRRGLDILQGLQQKELIDIKVIDDDFEDITEVDSKLMRLALDKKWKIITNDFNLNKVASLQGIEILNLNDLANALKPAMIPGEWIRVQVIKEGKEDNQGVAYLDDGTMIVIENGAQYVDTSIDVMVTSVLQTSAGRMIFAKAKGTKE, translated from the coding sequence ATGATATATAAAATTTTACGTTATGTCATAGCCTTATTGGTTGGGATTATGGGATACATGTTGACGGATAGTATTATGCCAGTATTAGAACCAATTATTGATGTTAAGTTTTGGACAATGGGTTTCTTTGGCATTTCTATTATTAAAATTTTAGCCTTAGCATTCGGTGGTCTATTGGGGGCCGTTATTGGTTTCTTTATTGCTATGCCCATTATTAGTCAAGGGTTGCGACTGGCTAAAAATATGGAACGGCTTCTATCTCGAGTACCTAATCAGGAATTAATGGCCGGTACAGCCGGATTACTCTTTGGACTTATAATAGCAAATCTTATTGGCTTGGCATTTTATCGTGTACCACTCATTGGCTCATATATCCCTATTATTTTGAGTGCTATTTTTGGTTATATTGGTATGCGATTAGCGTCTCGTAAGGGACCGGAATTGTATGCAAATTGGCTTCAAAATCGTACAATTGTAAAGGATAAAAAGAAAGAGGCTGCTCCTAAAGAGGTAGAAGCACCTGCTCATTTAGCTGTCTCTGATTTTGAATCAGTTTCCGTGGCCAAATTATTAGATACGTCAGTTATTATTGACGGTCGTATTGCGGAACTTTGTGCGACCGGTTTTTTAGAGGGGCCTTTGGTAGTACCTTTATTTGTTCTTGAAGAGTTGCAGCATATTTCTGATTCAGCAGATGTGCTCAAACGGAATCGTGGTCGCCGTGGTCTTGATATTTTACAAGGTTTACAGCAAAAAGAATTAATCGATATTAAAGTTATTGACGATGATTTTGAGGATATTACAGAGGTTGATTCTAAATTGATGCGGTTAGCCCTTGATAAAAAATGGAAAATCATAACCAATGATTTTAACTTGAATAAAGTGGCTAGTTTGCAAGGTATTGAAATATTAAATCTTAATGATTTAGCAAATGCGTTGAAACCAGCTATGATTCCTGGTGAATGGATTCGTGTACAGGTAATCAAAGAAGGGAAAGAAGATAATCAAGGGGTAGCTTATTTAGATGATGGCACTATGATTGTTATTGAAAATGGTGCTCAGTATGTAGATACGTCTATTGATGTGATGGTAACGTCTGTATTACAGACAAGTGCTGGACGAATGATTTTTGCTAAAGCGAAAGGAACTAAAGAATGA
- the rlmB gene encoding 23S rRNA (guanosine(2251)-2'-O)-methyltransferase RlmB: MSDYIVGRNAVREALKADRTIQRLFIANDKVQGSMQEIIGLAKSKGIEIRRVGDNQLAKYANGVVHQGVVALASQVKFADLEEVLAAWPTDKAPILVLLDGIEDPHNMGAIIRTAECCGATAVLIPKRHTAPINATVAKTSAGALECIPLVQVGNVAQTIEELKKQGFWVLGAHMEGQQTLYEADLTSPLVLVIGNEGKGLSRLTKERCDFLVTIPMYGRLNSLNASVAAAILLYEAVRQRQ; encoded by the coding sequence ATGAGTGATTATATTGTAGGACGCAATGCGGTGCGCGAAGCGTTAAAAGCAGACCGTACGATTCAGCGCCTTTTTATTGCGAATGATAAAGTGCAAGGTTCGATGCAAGAAATTATAGGGCTTGCCAAATCTAAAGGGATTGAAATTCGTCGCGTTGGGGATAATCAACTGGCTAAATATGCCAATGGTGTCGTACATCAAGGTGTTGTTGCTTTGGCCTCACAAGTGAAATTTGCTGACTTAGAAGAAGTATTAGCTGCTTGGCCCACCGATAAAGCGCCTATCCTTGTTTTATTGGATGGTATAGAAGATCCGCATAATATGGGGGCCATTATTCGTACAGCTGAATGCTGTGGTGCAACAGCAGTTTTGATTCCTAAACGACATACGGCACCAATCAATGCTACCGTTGCTAAAACATCGGCTGGTGCATTAGAATGTATACCTTTAGTACAAGTTGGTAATGTGGCGCAGACGATTGAAGAATTAAAAAAGCAAGGTTTTTGGGTCTTAGGAGCTCATATGGAAGGACAACAAACTTTATATGAAGCTGATTTGACAAGTCCGTTAGTGCTAGTGATTGGTAATGAAGGAAAAGGCTTAAGTCGGTTGACAAAAGAGCGTTGTGATTTTCTAGTGACGATTCCTATGTATGGTCGTCTTAATTCTTTAAATGCTTCCGTGGCGGCAGCGATTTTACTGTATGAAGCGGTGCGACAACGGCAATAA
- the cysS gene encoding cysteine--tRNA ligase has product MREIKVFNTMTREKEVFKPVKEGEAKIYVCGVTPYNHPHIGNARPFVTWDVIRRYLTHIGYKVTYVQNFTDVDDKIINTSNGEGVSWDTIANRYIESYFEVMDALHVRHADVYPRVSEHIDEIVAMIATLIEKGFAYELDGDVYYSVEKFEEYGKLSGRTLEDMEAGARVDVDDRKHNPMDFALWKSAKPGEPSWESPWGQGRPGWHIECSTMSNKYLGEEFDFHGGGSDLIFPHHENEIAQSEGCTGHHPAVRYWLHNGFITINQEKMSKSLNNFFLVKDILEEYSPDALRYFLLSTHYRSPLDFSDERLEEANKSLERMTTAIENLLYLENQEEGECDDEAKALLENARKYANEFEDAMADDFNTSLAGAPMFGLAKEINIYYQAVQNCNGKVCHKTLDEVKSIFKMMTDILGILEQAWEGPNAGAGAEEYEQLMQVILNVRQNCRERKLWDLADAIRDELANIGVVIEDSPQGARWKKREL; this is encoded by the coding sequence ATGAGAGAAATTAAAGTATTCAATACGATGACAAGAGAAAAAGAAGTATTCAAGCCAGTAAAGGAGGGAGAAGCAAAGATTTATGTATGTGGTGTAACGCCATATAACCATCCTCATATTGGGAATGCTCGTCCATTTGTTACTTGGGATGTTATCCGTCGCTATTTGACGCATATTGGCTATAAAGTAACGTATGTGCAAAACTTTACGGATGTAGATGATAAAATTATTAATACGTCCAATGGCGAAGGTGTGTCTTGGGATACAATTGCCAATCGCTATATTGAGTCCTATTTTGAAGTAATGGATGCACTTCATGTACGTCATGCTGATGTATATCCACGTGTATCGGAACATATTGATGAAATTGTAGCAATGATTGCCACTCTTATTGAAAAAGGTTTTGCCTACGAATTAGATGGTGATGTGTATTATAGTGTAGAAAAATTTGAAGAATACGGTAAATTATCTGGACGTACATTAGAAGATATGGAAGCTGGTGCTCGTGTAGATGTAGACGATCGTAAACACAATCCAATGGACTTTGCTTTATGGAAAAGTGCAAAACCTGGTGAACCATCTTGGGAAAGCCCATGGGGGCAAGGACGTCCGGGTTGGCATATTGAATGCTCGACTATGAGTAATAAATATTTAGGCGAAGAGTTTGATTTCCATGGTGGTGGCAGTGATTTGATTTTCCCGCATCATGAAAATGAAATTGCTCAGTCAGAAGGGTGTACCGGTCATCATCCAGCTGTTCGTTATTGGTTGCACAATGGATTTATTACAATTAATCAGGAAAAGATGAGTAAATCGTTGAATAACTTCTTCTTAGTTAAAGATATTTTGGAAGAGTATAGTCCTGATGCACTTCGTTATTTCTTGTTGAGCACTCATTATCGTAGCCCACTGGATTTCAGTGATGAACGATTAGAAGAAGCTAATAAATCGTTAGAACGTATGACGACAGCTATTGAAAATCTTCTTTATCTAGAAAATCAAGAAGAAGGCGAATGCGATGATGAAGCAAAAGCACTATTAGAAAATGCTCGTAAATATGCTAATGAATTTGAAGATGCCATGGCTGATGATTTTAATACATCCTTAGCTGGTGCCCCTATGTTTGGTTTAGCTAAAGAAATTAATATTTATTATCAAGCTGTGCAAAATTGCAATGGCAAAGTGTGCCATAAAACATTGGATGAAGTTAAATCTATCTTCAAGATGATGACGGATATCCTTGGTATCTTAGAACAAGCTTGGGAAGGTCCTAATGCGGGGGCTGGCGCCGAAGAGTATGAACAATTAATGCAAGTAATATTGAATGTTCGTCAGAATTGCCGTGAACGTAAACTTTGGGATTTAGCCGATGCTATTCGTGATGAATTAGCTAATATTGGCGTTGTAATTGAAGATTCGCCACAAGGGGCTCGGTGGAAGAAACGTGAACTTTAA
- the ispD gene encoding 2-C-methyl-D-erythritol 4-phosphate cytidylyltransferase, producing MISCILLAAGAGKRMQCEANKIFLRLGKYSVLQWNLQHMADVPDLSEVIIVVADGEEEAIQNEVASLTNLPWQPRLVIGGAERQDSVLAGTKATSETADIVLVHDGARPMARAALFTAVAEAAQQHGAAVAAVPVVDTIKQVRDDQTVVQTLRRSELYAVQTPQGFRRSWLLEAQEYAKKTQFVGTDDVSLVEHQGKPVYIVNSDYTNCKLTTPADIVKAKQYLGVTEPMMRVGFGYDVHRFKTGRPCILGGVQIESEFGPDGHSDADVLIHALMDALLGAAGLPDIGYWFPPEDEAFKGASSMELLKQVVKLLHEKGFKAYNVDVMVIAEAPKLKPHINAMKANLAGVLGIGEEFISVKATTHEKLGAFGRLEGLAAQAVATLYSL from the coding sequence ATGATTAGTTGTATTTTATTGGCTGCTGGTGCTGGTAAGCGAATGCAATGTGAGGCGAATAAAATCTTTTTGCGTTTAGGCAAGTATTCTGTGCTACAATGGAATTTACAACATATGGCAGATGTTCCTGATTTAAGTGAAGTCATTATAGTTGTAGCTGATGGTGAAGAAGAGGCCATTCAAAATGAAGTGGCCTCTTTAACCAATTTACCGTGGCAACCTAGATTGGTTATTGGTGGTGCAGAGCGGCAAGATTCTGTATTAGCAGGCACCAAAGCGACTAGTGAAACGGCGGATATTGTTTTAGTCCATGATGGTGCTCGGCCAATGGCTAGGGCGGCTTTGTTTACCGCTGTAGCTGAGGCGGCTCAACAACATGGTGCAGCAGTGGCTGCCGTACCTGTGGTAGATACGATTAAACAGGTTCGAGATGATCAAACTGTGGTACAGACGCTACGGCGAAGTGAATTGTATGCGGTGCAAACGCCACAAGGTTTTAGAAGGTCTTGGCTGTTAGAGGCACAAGAATATGCTAAGAAGACGCAATTTGTAGGTACTGATGATGTATCCTTAGTTGAACATCAAGGAAAGCCAGTATATATTGTAAATAGTGATTATACAAACTGTAAGCTCACAACACCAGCTGATATTGTGAAAGCGAAACAGTATTTAGGAGTGACAGAACCTATGATGCGTGTTGGCTTTGGTTATGATGTACATCGTTTTAAAACGGGGCGTCCTTGTATTTTAGGGGGCGTGCAGATTGAGAGTGAATTTGGTCCCGATGGACATAGTGATGCTGATGTGCTAATTCATGCGTTAATGGATGCTTTATTAGGCGCAGCTGGCTTACCGGATATTGGCTATTGGTTCCCGCCAGAAGATGAGGCCTTTAAAGGTGCTTCTAGTATGGAATTATTAAAGCAAGTTGTGAAGTTACTACACGAAAAAGGTTTTAAGGCGTATAATGTAGATGTTATGGTTATCGCTGAAGCCCCTAAATTAAAACCTCACATTAATGCTATGAAGGCTAATTTAGCTGGTGTTTTGGGGATTGGCGAAGAGTTCATAAGTGTAAAAGCAACGACTCATGAAAAATTAGGCGCTTTTGGACGCTTAGAAGGGTTAGCGGCTCAAGCGGTGGCAACTTTATACAGCTTATGA
- the pepT gene encoding peptidase T, which translates to METMVERFLRYTKTNTRSNEESTTVPSTDTQVAFAKVLAADLTEIGLEGVKVNENNGFVIGSLPANTEEVVPAIGFIAHMDTADYNAENIAPRIIENYDGTDILLNKDKELYSRVADFPNLNNYKGQTLIVTDGTTLLGGDDKAGIVEIMEALRYLKMHPEVKHGLVMCAFGPDEEIGRGADLFDVRDFPVDFAYTIDGTRLGELEYETFNACAATVELHGVSVHPGSAKNTMINCNKLAMEFDRMLPQAAVPELTEDYEGFIMLSSNETGVESGTMKYIIRDHDRALFESKKKLFELAAKVLNERYGREVVTLTLKDSYYNMYDVIKDHMECVEIAKAAMEKAGVTPLIQPIRGGTDGSKISFMGIPTPNLFTGVENLHGPHEFACVEHMELAVKTIINIASVAK; encoded by the coding sequence ATGGAAACGATGGTTGAACGTTTTTTGCGTTATACAAAGACTAATACACGGTCTAACGAAGAGTCTACAACAGTGCCAAGTACTGACACACAAGTGGCATTTGCTAAGGTACTAGCTGCTGACTTAACAGAGATTGGGTTAGAAGGTGTAAAAGTCAATGAAAATAATGGTTTTGTCATTGGCTCTTTACCAGCTAATACAGAGGAAGTTGTTCCTGCTATTGGCTTCATTGCTCATATGGACACAGCTGATTATAATGCTGAAAATATAGCCCCACGTATTATTGAAAACTATGATGGTACAGATATTCTCCTTAATAAAGATAAAGAATTATATAGTCGTGTAGCTGATTTTCCTAACTTAAATAACTATAAAGGACAGACTTTAATTGTTACTGATGGCACTACTTTGCTAGGCGGTGATGACAAAGCGGGAATTGTGGAAATTATGGAAGCGCTTCGGTATTTAAAGATGCATCCAGAAGTGAAACATGGTCTCGTGATGTGTGCCTTTGGTCCTGATGAAGAAATTGGTCGTGGCGCTGATTTATTTGACGTAAGAGATTTTCCCGTTGATTTTGCGTATACAATTGATGGTACTCGCTTAGGTGAGCTAGAATATGAAACATTTAATGCTTGTGCTGCTACCGTAGAACTTCATGGTGTATCAGTTCATCCAGGGTCAGCTAAAAACACCATGATTAATTGTAATAAATTAGCTATGGAATTTGACCGTATGTTACCACAGGCAGCTGTTCCAGAACTGACTGAAGATTACGAAGGTTTTATTATGTTATCAAGTAATGAAACCGGTGTGGAATCAGGAACGATGAAGTACATAATTCGAGACCATGATCGCGCCTTATTTGAAAGTAAGAAGAAACTTTTTGAACTGGCTGCTAAGGTATTAAATGAACGGTATGGTCGTGAAGTAGTGACCTTGACGCTTAAAGATAGCTACTACAATATGTATGATGTAATTAAAGATCATATGGAATGTGTAGAAATTGCTAAAGCCGCTATGGAAAAAGCTGGTGTAACACCATTGATTCAGCCAATCCGTGGTGGCACTGATGGCTCTAAGATTTCTTTTATGGGGATTCCAACACCAAATCTATTTACTGGTGTAGAAAATTTACATGGGCCACACGAATTTGCTTGTGTGGAACATATGGAATTAGCGGTTAAAACAATCATCAATATTGCTTCTGTAGCAAAATAA
- a CDS encoding Mini-ribonuclease 3 — protein sequence MNFKRYQFLRATAIEKLKGTIEHEGNTTANAEDSLMLAYIGDAVYSLFVRERMTEAGIMKVQVLHNLVTDFICAKAQAKVLQAWDTEQVLTDVEQQVAKRARNSQVHVPKSATVQEYRASTAFEAVLGYLYRTNQTERLQTLMGQAFQYTLNSMK from the coding sequence GTGAACTTTAAGCGCTATCAATTTTTACGAGCTACAGCGATTGAAAAACTAAAAGGTACAATTGAGCATGAGGGAAATACAACAGCAAATGCTGAGGATTCCCTCATGCTTGCCTATATAGGTGATGCTGTATATTCTCTATTTGTGAGAGAACGGATGACAGAAGCTGGTATTATGAAGGTTCAAGTACTTCATAATTTGGTAACAGATTTTATCTGTGCTAAGGCTCAAGCTAAAGTATTACAAGCTTGGGATACAGAACAAGTATTAACGGACGTTGAACAGCAAGTAGCTAAACGGGCTCGCAATAGTCAAGTTCATGTGCCGAAAAGTGCCACTGTTCAAGAATATCGAGCTAGCACGGCCTTTGAAGCGGTTCTGGGGTATTTATATCGTACGAATCAAACTGAACGTTTACAAACGCTAATGGGACAGGCTTTTCAATACACATTAAATTCGATGAAATAA
- the gltX gene encoding glutamate--tRNA ligase has translation MAKMKVRFAPSPTGPFHIGGARSALFNWLLARKEGGTFLLRIEDTDLARSTRESEENIKAALKWLGMDWDEGIDVGGDNGPYRQTERLDIYKEVTQRLLDEGKAYRCYCSEEELEAERQAQLDRGETPKYNGHCSHLTDEQIAAYDKEGRKHTIRLRVPLNQTFAFDDMVRGHVSFESNGVGDFVIVKSDGIPVYNYAVVIDDHTMGITHVIRAEEHLSNTPRQIAIYNALGWDVPTFGHISLILGKDYKKMSKRHGATSVDQYRQLGYLPDAIDNFLALLGWAPEGEQELFTKDELIQNFSMDRVAKNPAVFDIDKLNWINFNYMKNLSDEALYELCLPHLQEAGYASATPDETEKAKLIMLCVCLKDHISFGAQIKEEAKLIFDDTFAFDETHAEDIKAVLAEESCPTVLKAFREAIADLEDITPDVVKATIKGIMKETKLKGKFVFMPIRIATTGQMHGPDLNYIITLFGKEKTLARLDETISQMAV, from the coding sequence ATGGCAAAGATGAAAGTTCGTTTTGCACCAAGTCCAACTGGCCCATTTCATATTGGTGGAGCCCGTTCTGCATTGTTTAATTGGTTATTAGCGCGTAAAGAAGGCGGTACATTTCTCCTTCGTATTGAAGATACTGATTTAGCTCGCTCAACTCGTGAGAGTGAAGAAAATATTAAAGCAGCTCTTAAATGGCTTGGTATGGATTGGGACGAAGGTATTGATGTAGGGGGCGACAATGGCCCATATCGTCAAACAGAACGATTGGATATTTATAAAGAAGTGACACAACGTTTATTAGATGAAGGTAAAGCGTATCGTTGCTATTGCTCTGAAGAAGAATTAGAAGCTGAACGCCAAGCACAATTAGATCGTGGTGAAACACCAAAATATAATGGTCATTGTAGTCATTTAACAGACGAACAAATAGCAGCTTATGATAAAGAAGGTCGTAAACACACGATTCGTTTGCGTGTTCCTTTGAATCAAACGTTTGCATTTGATGACATGGTACGTGGCCATGTATCTTTTGAATCCAATGGTGTTGGTGATTTTGTTATTGTTAAATCAGATGGAATTCCAGTCTATAACTATGCGGTTGTCATTGATGACCATACAATGGGAATTACACATGTAATTCGTGCAGAAGAACATCTTTCTAATACACCACGCCAGATTGCGATTTACAATGCGCTCGGTTGGGATGTACCTACGTTTGGTCATATTTCACTTATCCTTGGTAAGGATTATAAGAAAATGAGTAAACGCCATGGTGCCACTTCTGTTGATCAATATCGTCAACTTGGTTACTTACCAGATGCGATTGACAACTTCTTAGCTTTATTAGGTTGGGCACCAGAAGGGGAACAGGAATTATTTACTAAAGATGAATTAATTCAGAATTTCTCTATGGACCGAGTTGCTAAAAATCCAGCTGTATTTGATATTGATAAACTAAATTGGATTAACTTCAATTATATGAAAAATTTAAGTGATGAAGCACTATATGAATTATGTTTACCTCATTTACAAGAAGCTGGTTATGCATCGGCAACTCCTGATGAAACTGAAAAAGCAAAACTTATTATGCTTTGTGTATGCTTAAAAGATCACATTAGCTTTGGCGCACAAATTAAAGAAGAAGCAAAACTAATTTTTGATGATACGTTTGCTTTTGATGAAACTCACGCTGAAGATATTAAGGCCGTATTAGCGGAAGAGTCTTGCCCAACTGTACTTAAAGCATTCCGTGAAGCTATTGCGGATTTAGAGGACATTACTCCAGATGTGGTAAAAGCAACGATTAAAGGTATTATGAAAGAGACAAAATTAAAAGGTAAGTTTGTCTTTATGCCAATTCGTATTGCTACTACAGGGCAAATGCATGGTCCAGATTTGAATTATATTATTACTTTATTTGGCAAGGAAAAAACATTAGCTCGTTTAGATGAAACAATCAGTCAAATGGCTGTTTAA